The Pseudomonas sp. G2-4 genome window below encodes:
- a CDS encoding FagA protein produces the protein MSSALHEQPYLESWRWMSRQIRCAMSPDEPRLIEHYLAEGRYLACCTATSPWMISETAFRLLLDTAADVALPWHWRNICLDQAWRPLRDLERQSLCRCRLKRWQSHAWALATCALEPSIPLIELVQGSPDE, from the coding sequence ATGAGTTCTGCCCTGCACGAGCAACCCTACCTTGAAAGCTGGCGCTGGATGAGTCGCCAGATCCGTTGTGCGATGAGTCCGGACGAGCCGCGGCTGATCGAGCATTACCTGGCCGAGGGCCGCTATCTGGCCTGCTGCACCGCCACTTCGCCCTGGATGATTTCCGAAACCGCGTTCCGCTTACTGCTCGACACCGCCGCCGACGTCGCGCTGCCGTGGCATTGGCGAAATATCTGCCTCGACCAAGCCTGGCGCCCATTACGCGACCTCGAACGCCAATCACTTTGCCGCTGCCGCCTCAAGCGCTGGCAGAGCCATGCCTGGGCGCTGGCGACCTGCGCCCTGGAACCTTCGATTCCTCTTATTGAACTGGTGCAAGGATCTCCCGATGAGTAA
- a CDS encoding carbon-nitrogen hydrolase family protein, whose product MPVAVIQMVSQSDVLANLARARVLLEQAAAGGARLVVLPENFAAMGRRDMGDIGRAEAFGQGPILPWLKQAARDLKLWIVAGTLPLPPVDRPEAKVHACSLLIDDQGQIVARYDKLHLFDVDVADNRGRYRESDDYAYGSQVVVADTPVGRVGLTVCYDVRFPELYSELRAAGAELITAPSAFTAVTGAAHWEVLIRARAIETQCYVLAAAQGGTHPGPRDTFGHAAIVDPWGRVLAQQDQGEAVLLAERDSSEQASIRARMPVASHRRFFSQGARQRPVQDDEFKA is encoded by the coding sequence ATGCCAGTCGCAGTGATTCAAATGGTCAGCCAGAGCGATGTGCTCGCCAACCTGGCACGTGCCCGCGTGCTGCTGGAACAGGCGGCCGCCGGCGGCGCCAGGCTGGTGGTGCTGCCTGAGAACTTCGCGGCCATGGGTCGACGGGACATGGGTGACATCGGTCGTGCCGAAGCCTTTGGTCAGGGCCCGATCCTGCCCTGGTTGAAACAGGCCGCCCGTGACCTCAAGTTATGGATTGTGGCCGGCACCTTGCCGTTGCCGCCGGTGGACCGGCCCGAGGCCAAGGTCCATGCCTGTTCGTTGTTGATCGACGACCAGGGCCAGATCGTGGCGCGCTATGACAAGCTGCACCTGTTCGATGTGGACGTGGCGGACAATCGTGGGCGCTATCGCGAGTCTGATGACTATGCTTATGGCAGTCAGGTGGTGGTCGCCGATACACCCGTAGGCAGGGTTGGCCTGACGGTTTGTTATGACGTGCGGTTCCCGGAGCTGTACAGCGAATTGCGTGCGGCCGGGGCCGAGCTGATCACGGCGCCCTCGGCGTTCACCGCAGTGACTGGCGCCGCCCATTGGGAGGTGCTGATTCGCGCCCGGGCCATCGAGACCCAGTGCTATGTGCTGGCGGCCGCCCAGGGCGGGACGCATCCGGGGCCACGGGATACCTTTGGCCATGCCGCGATTGTCGACCCGTGGGGCCGTGTGCTGGCGCAACAGGATCAAGGCGAGGCGGTGCTGCTGGCCGAGCGCGACAGCAGCGAACAGGCGTCCATCCGGGCGCGCATGCCGGTGGCCAGCCATCGGCGCTTTTTCTCGCAGGGCGCTCGACAGCGGCCTGTCCAAGACGACGAATTCAAGGCGTAA
- a CDS encoding class II fumarate hydratase yields the protein MSNTRIERDSMGELQVPVDALYGAQTQRAVDNFPVSGQRMPAQFIRALILAKAAAARANVELEQISAAQGKAIVDAAQGLLEGQFMDHFPVDIFQTGSGTSSNMNANEVIATLASRLLGETINPNDHVNCGQSSNDIIPTSIHVSAALALHEQLLPALLHLVQVIERKAVEVHPFIKTGRTHLMDAMPVRLSQVLEGWAQQLKANIGHLQDLLPSLQSLAQGGTAVGTGVNAHPRFAELFSQQLTQLTQVQFTPGKNLFALIGSQDTAVAVSGQLKTTAVSLMKIANDLRWMNSGPLAGLGEIELEGLQPGSSIMPGKVNPVIPEATAMVAAQVIGNDTVITIAGQSGNFELNVMLPIIAQNLLSSIALMSTASRLLADKAIATFKVNEARLKEALSRNPILVTALNPIIGYQKAAEIAKKAYQQGRPVIDVALEHTDLTRSELEVLLDPEKLTAGGV from the coding sequence ATGAGTAATACCCGTATCGAACGCGACAGCATGGGCGAACTGCAAGTCCCGGTGGACGCCCTCTACGGTGCGCAGACCCAGCGCGCTGTGGATAACTTCCCTGTCAGCGGCCAGCGCATGCCGGCGCAGTTCATTCGTGCCTTGATCCTGGCCAAGGCCGCCGCCGCTCGGGCCAACGTCGAACTGGAACAAATCAGCGCAGCCCAGGGCAAGGCCATCGTCGACGCAGCCCAAGGGCTACTCGAAGGCCAATTCATGGACCATTTCCCGGTGGATATCTTCCAGACCGGTTCTGGCACCAGTTCCAACATGAACGCCAACGAAGTCATCGCCACGTTGGCCAGTCGTCTGCTGGGGGAAACGATCAATCCGAACGATCACGTCAATTGCGGCCAGAGCAGCAACGACATCATCCCCACCAGCATTCACGTCAGTGCGGCGCTGGCCTTGCATGAGCAACTGCTGCCGGCGCTGCTGCACCTGGTGCAGGTGATCGAGCGCAAGGCCGTAGAGGTGCACCCGTTCATCAAGACCGGCCGCACTCATTTGATGGATGCCATGCCGGTGCGCTTGAGCCAGGTGCTCGAGGGCTGGGCGCAGCAGCTCAAGGCCAATATCGGCCATTTGCAGGACCTGCTGCCGAGCCTGCAATCCCTGGCTCAGGGCGGTACGGCAGTCGGCACCGGGGTCAACGCCCATCCCCGGTTCGCTGAGCTGTTCAGTCAACAACTGACGCAACTGACCCAGGTGCAATTTACCCCGGGCAAGAATCTGTTCGCGCTGATCGGCTCCCAGGACACCGCCGTGGCGGTTTCTGGACAGCTCAAGACCACGGCGGTGTCGCTGATGAAAATCGCCAACGACCTGCGCTGGATGAACTCCGGTCCGCTGGCGGGCTTGGGAGAGATCGAGCTTGAAGGCCTGCAGCCGGGCTCCTCGATCATGCCCGGCAAGGTCAATCCGGTCATTCCTGAAGCCACTGCGATGGTCGCGGCCCAGGTGATCGGCAACGACACCGTGATCACCATCGCCGGTCAATCGGGCAACTTCGAATTGAACGTGATGTTGCCGATCATCGCCCAGAATCTGCTGAGCAGCATCGCCCTGATGTCCACTGCCAGTCGCTTGCTGGCTGACAAGGCCATCGCGACCTTCAAGGTCAACGAGGCCAGGCTCAAGGAAGCGTTGTCGCGCAACCCGATCCTGGTCACGGCGCTGAACCCGATCATCGGTTACCAAAAAGCCGCTGAAATTGCCAAGAAGGCCTATCAGCAAGGTCGCCCGGTCATCGATGTCGCCCTGGAACACACCGACCTGACGCGCAGTGAGCTTGAGGTCCTGCTGGACCCGGAAAAGCTCACCGCCGGCGGCGTGTAA
- a CDS encoding superoxide dismutase: MAFTLPALPYAYDALEPHIDAQTMEIHYTKHHQTYINNLNAAVDGTEYAEWPVEKLVSSVEQLPQSLKAAVINQGGGHANHSLFWEVMAPHGGGQPEGALAAAIEAQLGGLERFKEAFTKAALTRFGSGWAWLSVTPQKTLVVESSGNQDSPLMNGHTPILGLDVWEHAYYLLYQNRRPEYINAFYNVINWPEVARRYQAALA; this comes from the coding sequence ATGGCTTTTACCTTGCCTGCATTGCCCTACGCCTACGACGCCCTGGAACCGCACATCGATGCGCAAACCATGGAGATCCACTACACCAAGCATCACCAGACCTACATAAACAACCTAAACGCTGCGGTGGACGGCACCGAATACGCCGAATGGCCCGTCGAAAAACTGGTATCCAGCGTTGAACAATTGCCGCAAAGCCTCAAGGCCGCAGTGATCAACCAGGGCGGTGGCCATGCCAACCATTCGTTGTTCTGGGAAGTCATGGCGCCCCACGGCGGGGGCCAACCCGAGGGTGCCCTGGCCGCCGCGATCGAGGCGCAATTGGGCGGCCTTGAGCGGTTCAAGGAGGCGTTCACCAAAGCGGCGCTGACCCGTTTCGGCAGCGGTTGGGCCTGGTTGAGCGTGACCCCGCAAAAGACACTGGTGGTGGAAAGCAGCGGCAACCAGGACAGCCCGTTGATGAACGGTCATACGCCAATTCTTGGCCTGGACGTCTGGGAGCACGCTTATTACCTGCTGTACCAGAACCGTCGGCCTGAATACATCAACGCGTTCTACAACGTGATCAATTGGCCGGAAGTCGCACGCCGTTACCAGGCTGCGCTGGCCTGA
- the tldD gene encoding metalloprotease TldD, with protein MSGLLSSVSEHLLAPGGVTLESLQGVLGDLAGPGIDAADLYFQGQISESWSLEDGIVKEGSFNLDQGVGVRAQSGEKTGFAYSNAITLEALGAAARAARSISRAGQNGTVQAFSSQDVAQLYAPDNPLEVMSRAEKVELLKRIDVATRALDPRIQQVTVSMAGVWERILVASTDGGLAADVRPLVRFNVSVIVEQNGRRERGGHGGGGRTDYRYFLSEDRAMGYAREALRQALVNLEAIPAPAGTLPVVLGSGWSGVLLHEAVGHGLEGDFNRKGSSAYSGRMGEMVASKLCTIVDDGTLAGRRGSLSVDDEGTPTECTTLIENGVLKGYMQDKLNARLMGVARTGNGRRESYAHLPMPRMTNTYMLGGQSDPAEIIASVKKGIYCANLGGGQVDITSGKFVFSTSEAYLIEDGKITTPVKGATLIGNGPEAMSKVSMVGNDLALDSGVGTCGKDGQSVPVGVGQPTLKIDAITVGGTGA; from the coding sequence ATGAGCGGGTTGTTATCCTCAGTCAGTGAACATCTTTTAGCCCCTGGCGGCGTCACCCTGGAGAGCCTGCAAGGCGTGCTGGGCGACCTGGCTGGCCCGGGCATCGATGCGGCCGACCTGTATTTCCAAGGGCAGATATCCGAGTCCTGGTCGCTGGAAGACGGCATCGTCAAGGAAGGCAGTTTCAACCTTGACCAGGGCGTGGGTGTGCGGGCCCAGTCCGGGGAAAAAACCGGCTTCGCCTACAGCAACGCCATTACCTTGGAGGCCCTGGGCGCTGCCGCCCGCGCGGCTCGCTCGATCTCCCGCGCCGGGCAGAATGGCACAGTCCAGGCCTTCAGCAGCCAGGACGTGGCGCAGCTGTATGCGCCGGACAATCCACTGGAAGTCATGAGCCGCGCCGAAAAGGTCGAACTGCTCAAGCGCATCGACGTCGCCACCCGCGCCCTCGACCCGCGTATCCAGCAAGTGACGGTGAGCATGGCCGGTGTCTGGGAACGGATCCTGGTGGCGTCCACCGACGGCGGCCTGGCGGCGGACGTTCGGCCGCTGGTGCGTTTCAATGTCAGCGTGATTGTGGAGCAGAACGGTCGTCGCGAGCGTGGCGGCCATGGCGGCGGCGGACGTACCGATTACCGCTATTTCCTCAGCGAAGACCGCGCCATGGGCTATGCCCGCGAGGCGCTGCGCCAGGCGCTGGTCAACCTTGAGGCGATCCCGGCGCCGGCAGGTACGTTGCCCGTGGTGCTGGGTTCCGGTTGGTCCGGCGTGCTGCTGCACGAGGCGGTGGGGCACGGCCTGGAAGGCGATTTCAACCGCAAGGGCAGCTCAGCCTACAGCGGGCGCATGGGTGAAATGGTTGCCTCGAAACTCTGCACCATTGTCGATGACGGCACCCTGGCCGGACGTCGCGGCTCCCTGAGCGTCGACGACGAAGGCACGCCGACCGAGTGCACCACGCTGATCGAGAACGGCGTGCTCAAGGGCTACATGCAAGACAAACTCAACGCCCGGCTGATGGGCGTGGCCCGTACCGGCAACGGTCGCCGCGAATCCTATGCGCACCTGCCCATGCCGCGCATGACCAATACCTACATGCTGGGTGGCCAGAGCGATCCAGCGGAAATCATCGCCTCGGTGAAAAAGGGCATTTATTGCGCCAACCTCGGCGGCGGCCAAGTGGACATTACCAGCGGCAAGTTCGTGTTCTCCACCAGCGAGGCCTACCTGATCGAAGACGGCAAGATCACCACGCCGGTCAAAGGTGCGACGCTGATCGGCAACGGGCCGGAGGCGATGAGCAAGGTGTCGATGGTCGGCAATGACCTGGCGCTGGACAGCGGTGTGGGGACGTGCGGCAAGGACGGGCAATCGGTGCCGGTAGGTGTCGGTCAACCGACCCTGAAGATCGATGCGATTACCGTGGGTGGCACGGGCGCATGA
- the yjgA gene encoding ribosome biogenesis factor YjgA produces MVDSYDDSLYEGEKSKSQVKRELHALVDLGERLTTLKPDLLAKLPLTDAMRRALADAPKHTANIARKRHLQFIGKLMRDQDTAAILVLLDQLDASTRQYNERFHGLERWRDRLIAGDDGVLEKFVIDYPEADRQQLRSLIRQAQHELAQNKPPASSRKIFKYIRELDETQRGLR; encoded by the coding sequence ATGGTTGATTCTTACGACGACTCCCTCTACGAGGGTGAAAAAAGCAAATCCCAGGTCAAACGCGAGCTGCATGCTCTGGTTGACCTCGGCGAGCGCCTGACAACACTCAAGCCTGACTTGCTGGCCAAACTGCCCTTGACCGACGCCATGCGCCGGGCCCTGGCCGATGCGCCCAAGCACACCGCGAATATCGCGCGTAAACGGCACCTGCAATTCATCGGCAAACTGATGCGCGACCAGGACACGGCCGCCATTCTGGTTCTGCTCGATCAACTCGATGCCTCCACCCGACAGTACAACGAACGCTTCCATGGTCTGGAACGCTGGCGTGATCGCTTGATCGCAGGCGATGACGGCGTGCTGGAAAAATTCGTCATCGACTACCCGGAGGCCGATCGCCAACAATTGCGCTCCCTGATTCGTCAGGCCCAGCACGAGTTGGCGCAGAACAAGCCACCGGCCTCGAGCCGAAAAATCTTCAAGTACATCCGTGAGCTGGACGAAACCCAACGCGGCTTGCGCTGA
- the pmbA gene encoding metalloprotease PmbA, with protein sequence MSAVQSVGPQALPALQEQVEQILAEAKRQGASACEVAVSLEQGLSTSVRQREVETVEFNRDQGFGITLYAGQRKGSASTSASGPDAIRETVAAALAIAKHTSEDEASGLADAALMCKELRDFDLFHAWDITPEQAIEQALRCEAAAFEADSRIKNADGTTLNTHQGCRVYGNSHGFIGGYASTRHSLSCVMIAEANGQMQRDYWYDVSRQGNLLADPASIGQKAAQRAASRLGARPVPTCEVPVLFAAELAGGLFGSFLSAVSGGNLYRKSSFLEGALGQKLFPEWMTIDERPHLMQAMGSSAFDGDGLATYAKPFVENGELVSYILGTYSGRKLGMPSTANAGGVHNLFVTHGEEDQAALLRRMGRGLLVTELMGHGLNMVTGDYSRGAAGFWVENGEIQFPVQEVTIAGNMRDMFKQIVAVGNDLELRSNIRTGSVLIERMTVAGS encoded by the coding sequence ATGAGTGCAGTTCAGAGCGTCGGCCCGCAAGCATTGCCGGCACTGCAGGAACAAGTCGAGCAGATCCTCGCCGAAGCCAAGCGCCAGGGCGCCAGTGCCTGCGAGGTGGCGGTGTCCCTGGAGCAGGGCCTGTCGACGTCGGTACGCCAGCGCGAGGTGGAAACCGTCGAATTCAACCGCGACCAGGGGTTCGGCATCACCTTGTACGCCGGCCAGCGCAAGGGTTCGGCCAGCACGTCGGCCAGCGGCCCTGACGCCATTCGCGAAACCGTCGCTGCGGCACTGGCAATTGCCAAGCACACCTCCGAAGACGAAGCCTCAGGCCTGGCCGATGCCGCGCTGATGTGCAAGGAATTGCGCGACTTCGACCTGTTCCACGCCTGGGATATCACCCCTGAACAGGCCATCGAGCAGGCACTGCGCTGCGAAGCGGCGGCGTTCGAGGCTGACAGTCGGATCAAGAACGCCGACGGCACCACCCTCAATACTCACCAGGGCTGCCGCGTCTACGGCAACAGCCACGGCTTTATCGGCGGTTATGCTTCGACCCGTCACAGCCTCAGTTGCGTGATGATCGCGGAGGCCAACGGCCAGATGCAGCGCGATTACTGGTACGACGTGAGTCGCCAGGGCAATTTGTTGGCAGACCCGGCCAGCATCGGCCAGAAAGCCGCGCAGCGGGCGGCCAGCCGCCTGGGCGCCCGGCCGGTGCCGACCTGCGAGGTGCCGGTGCTGTTTGCAGCCGAGTTGGCCGGTGGCCTGTTCGGCAGCTTCCTGTCGGCAGTGTCCGGCGGCAACCTGTACCGCAAGTCGTCGTTCCTCGAAGGAGCGCTGGGCCAGAAGTTGTTCCCGGAGTGGATGACCATCGATGAACGTCCACACCTGATGCAAGCCATGGGCAGCTCGGCGTTCGACGGCGATGGCCTGGCCACCTACGCCAAGCCGTTTGTGGAAAACGGCGAGCTGGTGTCCTACATCCTCGGCACCTATTCGGGCCGCAAGCTCGGCATGCCGAGCACCGCCAATGCCGGCGGCGTGCATAACCTGTTCGTGACCCATGGCGAAGAAGACCAGGCTGCCTTGCTTCGGCGGATGGGGCGCGGCCTGCTGGTGACCGAACTGATGGGCCATGGCCTGAACATGGTTACCGGGGACTATTCCCGTGGCGCGGCGGGGTTCTGGGTCGAAAATGGTGAGATTCAGTTCCCGGTCCAGGAAGTGACCATCGCCGGCAACATGCGCGATATGTTCAAACAGATCGTGGCCGTGGGGAACGACCTGGAACTGCGCAGCAACATCCGCACCGGCTCGGTATTGATCGAGCGGATGACGGTGGCGGGTAGCTGA
- a CDS encoding YhdP family protein → MERLTRILAALTRWGLGLCALLLVLLALYVSLGRELVPLVAEYRAEVQTRVGEALGMPVHIGSLEGSWSALAPILAAHDVVVGEGPNALHLDQVRAVPDLWASLLARQVRIAHLELSGLKISLKEGTDGKWALEGLPVQDDQPLDPQQLLDHMQVVAKLSVLDSQVTLQPLEQSPLTLTYVGLSLRTGATRQRLDARLTLPDGQPVAINLRTRIRASDWKNGQADAYLSLPQSDWAKWLPKRLTRQWNFSQINAGGEFWLSWGEGTVQSAAMRLNAPQLQGAYAERKPVQIHNLALNAYFQRGSQGFTATFDSLAMSLGETRWESRLQLQQSDATENAEERWHLQADRLDLTPLTPLLNALAPLPEGVAKTIDHLKVTGGLRNVLVDYRPQNSGDQKISFATNLDTVGFDAYRGAPAARNVSGSLSGDLGGGELRMDSKDFSLHLDPIFAKPWQYLQANARLTWKLDKQGFTLIAPYLKVLGEEGRIAGDFLIRLHFDHSQEDYMDLRVGLVDGDGRYTAKYLPAVLSPALDEWLRTAIVKGAVDEGFFQYQGSLNHGAEDAARSISLFFKVHDAELAFQPGWPSVSKVSGDVFVEDSGVRIFASQGQLLDTQVKDVVVNIPHVPSGQNSHLLLDGGFVGGLGDGLKILQTAPIGTAETFAGWEGEGKLQGSVKLDIPLVKGEQPKILVDFTTDQARLKLSEPALELTQLKGDFRFDSNKGLSGKGITARAFDRPVTAQIFAEGRAGALNTRVAASGQVEIKKLTSWLNVTQPLPVSGVVPYQLQVILDGVDSQLSVNSSLKGVAVDLPAPFGMAADVGRDTVFRMTLQGPERRYWVDYGDLASFTYAASGGNFADGRGELLLGTGEAVLPGGKGLRLRGTLSELDVSPWQALVSKYAGQDPGGSAKQLLSSADLKIGKLTAMGTTLDQAAIQLDRKADAWGLRLDSQQAKGSVSLPDAKAAPIGIKLDYVRLPAVDPTVQTDENAPDPLASVDPTAIAAMDIAIDQLFQGPDLIGAWSLKVRPTGKGIALNNLDLGLKGMVLKGNGAWEGAPGSTSSWYKGRIGGKNLADVLKGWGYAPSVTSQTFHMDVDGRWPGSPAWVATKRFSGSLDASLSKGQFVEVEGSAQALRVFGLLNFNSIGRRLRLDFSDLFGKGLSYDRVKGLLVASDGIYVTREPITLTGPSSNLELNGTLDMVADRVDAKLLVTLPVTNNLPIAALLVGAPAVGGALFLIDKLIGDRVARFASVRYDVKGPWKEPKITFDKPF, encoded by the coding sequence ATGGAGCGCCTGACACGCATTTTGGCCGCGCTGACCCGCTGGGGACTGGGCCTGTGCGCGCTCCTCCTGGTGCTGCTGGCCTTATACGTCAGCCTCGGCCGGGAGTTGGTCCCGCTGGTGGCTGAATATCGCGCCGAGGTCCAGACCCGGGTCGGCGAAGCCTTGGGCATGCCGGTGCACATCGGCAGCCTGGAGGGCAGCTGGAGCGCTTTGGCACCGATCCTGGCGGCGCACGACGTCGTGGTGGGCGAGGGGCCCAATGCCTTGCACCTGGATCAGGTGCGAGCCGTGCCAGACCTGTGGGCCAGCCTGCTGGCGCGCCAGGTGCGCATTGCTCACCTGGAACTCAGCGGCCTGAAGATCAGCCTCAAGGAGGGCACTGACGGTAAGTGGGCCTTGGAAGGCCTGCCGGTGCAGGACGATCAACCCCTCGATCCGCAGCAACTGCTCGATCACATGCAGGTGGTTGCCAAGCTGTCGGTGCTCGACAGCCAAGTGACCCTGCAACCCCTTGAACAATCCCCCCTGACCCTGACCTATGTGGGCCTGAGCCTGCGCACTGGCGCCACTCGCCAGCGCCTGGACGCACGCCTGACCCTGCCCGACGGCCAGCCTGTGGCGATCAACTTGCGCACCCGCATCCGCGCCAGCGACTGGAAGAACGGCCAGGCCGATGCCTACCTGAGCCTGCCGCAAAGCGACTGGGCCAAATGGCTGCCGAAACGCCTGACCCGGCAATGGAATTTTTCCCAGATCAATGCCGGTGGCGAGTTCTGGCTGAGCTGGGGTGAAGGCACGGTGCAAAGCGCGGCCATGCGATTGAACGCGCCGCAACTCCAGGGCGCCTATGCCGAGCGCAAGCCGGTGCAGATCCACAACCTGGCCCTCAACGCTTATTTCCAGCGCGGTAGCCAAGGGTTCACCGCGACGTTCGACTCCCTGGCGATGAGCCTGGGCGAGACGCGCTGGGAATCGCGCCTGCAACTGCAACAAAGTGATGCCACCGAGAACGCTGAAGAACGTTGGCACTTGCAGGCCGATCGCCTCGACCTTACTCCGCTGACCCCATTGCTCAATGCCCTGGCGCCGCTGCCCGAAGGCGTCGCGAAGACTATCGACCACCTCAAGGTAACGGGCGGCCTGCGCAACGTGCTGGTGGACTACCGACCGCAGAACAGCGGTGATCAAAAAATCAGTTTCGCCACGAATCTGGACACGGTGGGTTTCGATGCCTATCGCGGCGCCCCGGCTGCGCGCAACGTATCGGGGAGCCTGAGCGGCGACTTGGGTGGCGGCGAGCTGCGCATGGACAGCAAGGATTTTTCCTTGCACCTGGACCCGATCTTCGCCAAGCCCTGGCAATACCTGCAGGCCAATGCCCGGTTGACCTGGAAGCTGGACAAGCAAGGCTTCACCTTGATCGCGCCGTACCTGAAGGTGCTGGGGGAGGAGGGCCGGATTGCTGGCGATTTCCTGATCCGCCTGCATTTCGACCACAGCCAGGAAGACTATATGGACTTGCGGGTCGGCCTGGTGGACGGTGATGGGCGCTACACCGCCAAGTATCTGCCTGCGGTCCTGAGCCCGGCGCTGGATGAGTGGCTGCGTACGGCCATCGTCAAGGGCGCGGTGGACGAGGGCTTTTTCCAGTACCAAGGTTCGCTGAACCACGGTGCCGAGGATGCGGCCCGCAGCATCAGCCTGTTTTTCAAGGTGCACGACGCCGAACTGGCGTTCCAGCCGGGTTGGCCTTCGGTCAGCAAAGTCAGCGGTGATGTCTTCGTCGAAGACAGCGGCGTGCGCATCTTTGCCAGCCAGGGGCAATTGCTGGACACCCAGGTCAAGGACGTTGTGGTGAATATTCCCCATGTACCGAGCGGTCAGAATTCCCATCTGCTGTTGGACGGCGGGTTCGTCGGAGGGCTGGGCGACGGCCTGAAAATTCTCCAGACCGCGCCGATTGGCACCGCCGAGACGTTTGCCGGCTGGGAGGGCGAGGGCAAGCTGCAAGGCAGCGTGAAGCTCGATATCCCATTGGTCAAAGGCGAGCAGCCGAAGATTCTGGTGGATTTCACCACCGACCAGGCCCGGCTCAAACTCAGCGAACCGGCGCTGGAGTTGACCCAGCTCAAAGGCGACTTCCGTTTTGACAGCAACAAGGGGCTGAGTGGCAAGGGCATCACGGCCCGGGCCTTCGATCGTCCCGTCACGGCGCAGATTTTTGCCGAAGGCCGCGCCGGTGCGCTCAATACCCGGGTCGCCGCGTCCGGGCAGGTGGAGATCAAGAAACTCACCAGTTGGCTGAACGTCACCCAGCCGCTGCCCGTGTCCGGGGTGGTCCCCTATCAGTTGCAAGTGATTCTCGACGGCGTCGACAGCCAGTTGTCGGTCAACTCCAGCCTCAAGGGCGTTGCGGTGGATTTGCCTGCTCCCTTCGGCATGGCCGCCGATGTCGGGCGCGACACGGTATTTCGCATGACGCTGCAAGGGCCGGAGCGACGTTACTGGGTCGATTATGGCGACTTGGCCAGCTTCACGTACGCAGCGTCGGGCGGGAACTTCGCCGACGGTCGCGGCGAGTTGCTGCTGGGGACTGGCGAAGCTGTCTTGCCGGGCGGCAAGGGCCTGCGATTGCGCGGGACGCTGTCGGAGCTGGACGTCAGCCCGTGGCAAGCACTGGTGAGCAAGTACGCCGGCCAGGACCCGGGCGGCAGCGCCAAGCAGTTGCTCAGCAGTGCCGATCTGAAGATCGGCAAGCTCACGGCCATGGGCACGACCCTGGACCAGGCTGCCATACAGCTTGATCGCAAGGCAGACGCCTGGGGCTTGCGACTCGACAGCCAGCAGGCCAAGGGCAGCGTCAGCTTGCCAGACGCCAAAGCCGCCCCGATCGGTATCAAGCTTGACTATGTACGCCTGCCGGCCGTGGACCCGACGGTCCAGACCGACGAAAACGCACCGGACCCGCTGGCATCGGTCGATCCCACAGCGATTGCAGCGATGGATATCGCCATCGACCAGTTGTTCCAGGGCCCGGATCTGATCGGCGCCTGGTCGTTGAAGGTGCGTCCGACAGGCAAGGGCATCGCGCTGAACAATCTGGACCTGGGCCTCAAGGGCATGGTGTTGAAGGGCAACGGCGCCTGGGAGGGCGCGCCTGGTTCCACCAGCAGTTGGTACAAGGGCCGCATCGGTGGCAAGAACCTGGCTGACGTGCTCAAGGGCTGGGGCTATGCACCGAGCGTGACCAGCCAGACATTCCACATGGATGTCGATGGCCGTTGGCCGGGTTCGCCAGCGTGGGTCGCGACCAAACGTTTTTCCGGCAGTCTCGATGCGTCGCTGAGCAAGGGCCAGTTCGTCGAGGTTGAAGGCAGCGCCCAGGCATTGCGGGTGTTCGGTCTGCTGAATTTCAACTCCATCGGCCGGCGCCTGCGGCTGGACTTCTCCGACCTGTTCGGCAAGGGCCTGAGCTACGATCGGGTCAAGGGCCTGCTGGTGGCGAGCGATGGCATCTACGTCACCCGAGAACCCATCACCCTGACGGGGCCGTCGAGCAACCTGGAACTCAACGGAACGCTGGACATGGTGGCCGACCGGGTCGACGCCAAGTTGCTGGTTACGCTGCCGGTGACCAACAACCTGCCGATTGCCGCGCTGCTTGTCGGTGCGCCGGCAGTGGGTGGCGCGCTGTTTTTGATCGACAAGTTGATCGGCGACCGCGTGGCGCGTTTCGCCAGCGTAAGATACGACGTCAAGGGCCCGTGGAAAGAACCGAAGATCACCTTTGACAAGCCGTTCTGA